The window AAAATCTGGCGCGTGAACCCAATCAACATGTTGAGCATGGCGGAACCGAAGATAACTATGCCCACAAAAACCGCCAGTATCTTTGGTATGAAAACCAGCGTCTGCTCTTGGATTTGAGTGGTGGCTTGGAAAACGCTCACCAAAATGCCGACAAGCATGCCAAGACCCAGCATGGGCGCGGAAACAAGCATTACAATAAGA is drawn from Acidaminococcales bacterium and contains these coding sequences:
- the fliQ gene encoding flagellar biosynthesis protein FliQ, producing MNVDYAVQVGRDALLIVMLVSAPMLGLGMLVGILVSVFQATTQIQEQTLVFIPKILAVFVGIVIFGSAMLNMLIGFTRQIFENLPAMIK